Proteins encoded together in one Halalkaliarchaeum sp. AArc-CO window:
- a CDS encoding Rid family detoxifying hydrolase, translated as MKQIISTDEAPAAVGAYSQATTTGELVFTAGQIPLTTDGELLDDAPIAEQTELALDNLLAVLEEAGAGPEDVLKTTVFLADIDDFEEMNETYGTYFEEEPPARSAVQAGALPKGVGVEVEAVAVVPDAAPE; from the coding sequence ATGAAGCAGATCATCAGTACCGACGAGGCACCGGCGGCAGTGGGCGCGTACAGTCAGGCGACGACGACCGGCGAACTCGTGTTCACGGCCGGACAGATCCCGCTGACGACGGACGGCGAACTGCTCGATGACGCCCCGATCGCAGAGCAGACGGAGCTGGCACTCGACAACCTGCTCGCGGTGCTCGAGGAGGCCGGCGCCGGCCCGGAGGACGTGTTGAAGACGACGGTGTTCCTCGCTGACATCGACGACTTCGAGGAGATGAACGAGACGTACGGCACCTACTTCGAGGAGGAACCGCCTGCCCGGTCGGCGGTCCAGGCGGGCGCGCTGCCGAAGGGCGTCGGCGTCGAGGTCGAGGCCGTCGCCGTCGTTCCGGACGCCGCCCCCGAGTGA